TTTTTCCTCTGCTCACTCTATTTCCCTTCTGATAGTGCGGCCTGCTTCATCGTGTTCTGCCATGTTTCTGTAATTGCTCCAACAGCCTGCCTTATGCTGAGcatatagtttttttttgtgtctgtgcgCCCTCatccagtgtgtgtgtgttgctctGTGCCCCCACCAGAGCCGGCTGTGAGTTTGTGGGGCAGAACCGAGCCGCAGGGCGAGCTCCACACGGAGCGAAATGACAGCCTCCAGGCCACCATTGGTTGATGACCGTGAAAACACTTGCGGTTAACGTAAAGTGAGAGAGCGTCTGTCACAGCGAGGCACCGCGCTTATGTGCAGCCCTGACAACAGCACAACAAGCCCCCTACGACATCACTCCGCAGTGCTGCAACCAACAACAAAGACTCAACCCTACAATCCATAACAGCAACCACTTCAGATGTTTGAAGTGCATAGCAAAGAATGAGAGGAGCAAAACACTAGCACTACTATTTGTCACAGTCTTTGGGAATAAATGGGCTTTCTTTACTTTAATTCTTGTAGGCAGGATTGAAAGCATGAGTGGGGTTGTTGAGCGAACACTGGGAGGTGAGTTTGCAGGAGGAGAGAACGCCTAGACTGTCACAGATGCCAGCCAAGGTCAGATAAAGTGAGGAGTAAGTGCTTGGAGAGCTCCTGGAGCAGAGGCCAAATCTGTGGAGGAGCTGTGAAGGAGTGAGTGACCAAGCGTGAGCCCGACACCTCCACCCATCATTAAATGAAGCCacttaaagacaaaataaaaagctaaaataggTTGCACACAGCACTTCTGAAAACCCTGATGGTATTATTTAGCCATCTGGAGAATAGTTTTGCCTCTAATGGAGACCCAGAAAGTTGGAAATATATATGCTAGGACATTTTTCTCCCAACTCTGTGTTTTTAGTCACCAGCTGAATTGCTAAATCTATCACTTTCCGGCCAGCAAACAGGTCCCTAAAGTTAAACTGAGGCGCAATAAATTATGTGGCAACATCATGAAGTAAGGAAGGATGATTGCAGGGCTGCttttgtcatcaatttgaacCTCTCAGTGCTTAAATCAGACTTCTTTTTACCCCCTGCCCTCTTGCATTTTCTGTCTCGCCTCCCCTCGCTCAAACTCAAAgcgtgcacacacacaaacatggttTATTATGCAGTAACATTACCAGAACCCCTTAGGCAGCTGTGCATCTCTGTATGACTGATGAGGGTAATTTCTACCAAACAACAGAATGATCAGTTTGGTGGTGAGCGCCACAgaccctcccctccctcctcctcctgtctttcttctcttctgcttattttttatcgaacaaaaagtgaaaataaagaacGATGTTTGTCACAACGTCTGGTGGTGTGTCAGGAATGGTTCCTGTGGAGATAAATAGCTCCTCCGTTCCATGCACAGGAAGtcaaaaacaaccaaatatACTTCTATATATAAGATTGCACGATCAGTGGCTCCCATTCAAACTCTGCTAATAAAAGACATTCAAATCCAGTCTCCACTTTGCCAGTTTGAAGCCGGAGCTGTGGGGggtttccttattttttcctTGATTACCATAGGGAGCCAATATAATACACATGCCAGTGTGAATTAGCCTCACAGAGTGGACTGAGCTGAGCCACAGCCAGTTTATACAGTCTGTATACCGGCGTGCACCATGGGATATACTGAGCAGAGAGTAGTTAGGACTTGCctgcctctctctgtcttgGCCTCATAGGTTCAGCCTCAGTGGGCTGTCTTTACCTATTCTCccatctgtcagtcacacacaaaaacaaatccacctgTCGACCAGGAGACTGGGCCGAGTGGGGCGATGCTACAGCTGTCTGGGCCCGACTCGGTGCAGGCGGGAGCGAGCCAGCGCCCTCCACTGGTGATGGAAGGCCCATTAAGATGCTTATTACCCCACCTGTCAGCCCCGTCTCCTCACCTGCACAGATCTGCCAGCCTAATGAAGACAGTCACTATTAATACAGCATCCTGAACATGGAAGTCATGCCTCTATGCTTTTTGTGGTCCTTGTGTCCTTGATCAGCTCTCCAGCCTTGTAACAATATAACGAACCAAGCGTTAAGAGACAGGCATTTCTACCGCGCCACTTGATTGCCTCAACAATGAAGCTATTAATGCAACATTATGTAAATAGTAATGGCCACAAACATCTAATAGGATAAAGGCTAAGTACAGTGCAATTTAATGCTGCTGACTTTCAGTGGCTCTTTGAAGGATGTTTTCAATTATAACCCAGCTAATTTAATTCATTGTTTCGTagctgaaaatgcatttttaaaggttgACTGAATCTCTATTTCAGAACTCAGGTTTAATCAGTCATGTACATTGAACACTGGAATGTCCTCTAAAGAGATTGACAAAGTTGCCGTGGATCTGCGCTCTCTGTTTTAAAGGGACACAGTAGCCtttactttctcttttttttcctctcctcagaTGGCAGGCTTCAGTCGTGGAGGGGAGGGTGTTCATCTAAAAGATGAAAAGACCTGCGCCTTTAAGAGGGCTGTCTCCACTTTCCCTCATGCTCCCCCTCAACCACACAGACACTCCTCCTGTGAGCATTTGTGAGGCAGCTCCTGTCCCTTATGTCTCTTTGTGGAGAACAGAATAGACTTCTCAGAGCATCACTGGAGACAGGACAGAGCTCTAGGGAGGACACCCTGGGTGCAGACCTCCACGCAGACCTGGCCTCAACTACTTTGGATGCCCAGAGGAGCACgaggagaggagggagcagACTCACTCAAGCTGGagtaaaaagcatcaaacatCCAGGAGGTGGAACCTTAACAGCTGGACAACCCAAGGGGTCAAACCTGAGTTGAAAGCGACATGATCAGCAGATCAAACCCAACAGCGCGGGACTGGATCGCTAACAAAAAGGTGGAGTTTTAATACAAGCTTTAAGTTTCTCAGAAAAGTTTGGTTACAGAAGAAACAACAAAGTACTTCATATCTTCTGCAGCTATTACGGATAAAAGCACTATATCAAAAATAGAGAAATGAAGGAAAAGAATCATTTAGCTTAGCTTTTCTATTACTCTTATCCATCTCCAAAGCACTTTCCGAAAAGTCAATTGTGTTATGAAATTGGGATGCTCTTTCAAGAACAACTCATATGGTCCCGACAGTGCTCTTAATTCAGCAGCCAGGCGTTTATCTTATTTCTGCAGCTCTTTCTGAGAGCAAGTATTAAAGACTTCAGTGATAGTGCTCTTGGGAAGCGGGTAATATTTCTTATATGAAGTCTTGAAACTTTGCAGCTTCTGACTGCAGGGAGAGAGTGCCACATACATGAGAGAACGATGCTGGGCTGTTTTTCATGTGGAGAAAGTGAGAGTCTGGACTAAAGTTTGATCGGAGCACTGAGAACAGAAGAAATGTTCACAGGGTGTGGAGTGGTCAGCGGCCAGAGCACGTATCTTTCCAGAGACGCTGTCAGGCCCCACCCAGGACTGGAGGTAAATCGGCCAGTTCAGATTCAGAATGGGGTAACATTGGGGAGCTGCTCCGTCTACCAGGATCAAACTTACAGCAATGCCGGCCAGCCAGCGGTAGTAAACAATGGCTCCATGCTAAAGCCAGCGCCAGTACAAGTCCCGCCGCCTGCCATTAAACTAGGGCAAGAAGGGTTCAAAAAAGTGTGCCGGACTGAGGAGGACAGTCCGTGTCCCTTTCCAGGACTGGCCTCAGGGGTGCTGGAGATGCGCGTGAAGGAGGGAAGTAAGATCCGCAACTTAATGGGATTTGCCATGGCACGGATGCAGGGAGAGAAGGGTGTAAGTGGGGGAGGCGATGGGCTCAGGCAGGTGGTCTTCACCGGGTCAGGTCGTGCTGTCACAAAGACCATCACATGTGCTGAGATCATGAAAAGAAAAGTGGGCTCCCTGCATCAGCTGACCAAACTGCGGTACAAGGTGGTGAAAGAGGTGTGGGAGAGTTCTGAAGGAGGGGCGTCAGAGATGACGGTGCACAGGACTGTCCCCTCGATCAGCATCCTCCTTTCCAAAGACCCACTGGATCCCCAGGAACCTGGCTATCAGCCCCCTGAGACTCtcagtgcattgtgggaggaAAGAGAGGGTGTGGAATCTGGCGTCTTGCAGGCAGCCTGCAAGCGACCTCTTGGACCCTTGCCATACAGCAGTTTCCCTCAGTGTAAGAGAGTGTGTTTGGAGGAAGGAGTCTCCGACGTGCCTCCTCACTGACTGGCTGAACTGGTGTCAAACAGTGGAGAGGATTGAATCAGAGGAGTTCATTTGGCGCTGCCCTCCACTCAAGCACAATGCCGAGACAATCAGAACATTCACTC
This sequence is a window from Cheilinus undulatus linkage group 1, ASM1832078v1, whole genome shotgun sequence. Protein-coding genes within it:
- the LOC121503861 gene encoding ribonuclease P protein subunit p25-like yields the protein MFTGCGVVSGQSTYLSRDAVRPHPGLEVNRPVQIQNGVTLGSCSVYQDQTYSNAGQPAVVNNGSMLKPAPVQVPPPAIKLGQEGFKKVCRTEEDSPCPFPGLASGVLEMRVKEGSKIRNLMGFAMARMQGEKGVSGGGDGLRQVVFTGSGRAVTKTITCAEIMKRKVGSLHQLTKLRYKVVKEVWESSEGGASEMTVHRTVPSISILLSKDPLDPQEPGYQPPETLSALWEEREGVESGVLQAACKRPLGPLPYSSFPQCKRVCLEEGVSDVPPH